The following are encoded together in the Leuconostoc mesenteroides subsp. mesenteroides ATCC 8293 genome:
- the mprF gene encoding bifunctional lysylphosphatidylglycerol flippase/synthetase MprF — protein MKGINHVLSKLIILVITLVLITQLFIMTREITWHAILSTMNDIAWWQMVLLLIAGFLVIMPMLFNDLILREWQGYGLTTSEMLQRAWLVNVFNLNAGFIGILSVFLRRIFYNDQPKQKPIKPYIQMYILGQSGLLFATVVAFVILILDANKQLTEQLVWLALFILVAIIGIIVSFSKRINIWQSLNSTVVARFIINSVITLSAQVGLFILIGRIIDIDIGPSEIILSFIISSAIALITMTPGTWGSFDVAIIIMLSFFDVARVDSFIWLILYRVSYNLFPLLSAVALLFLRISKRINASFRGVPHYVAQSVVHQFLIIILYLSGMLLVLAGTMPKVAEQIFVFNHLRSWPVTYTLINQLPNILFGFLILISARGIANRVQRAYGATIVVLLLVATYVFFFYQYVAPLFFIAVILIAVLFSKKSLYRKQFIHSWEEQAVDFLIWATLIISYLALGVVNLPPIHRHFRHVGNMPSMHWWYVGLIIISVVSVSGLALSKFLHSQQIPLGVGLDEARVNKVLTIGDNHYTNLVFLGDKRLYFYRIDDEDVVGIQFRIINNKAMVMGDPFGNEKYFAAAMEQFVNEADVLGYMPVFYEISENIAMMAHEFGYDFFKLGEEALVILDDFSTAGKKMQNIRSEMNQATRAGFKFKVLEPPFKHDVLQQMQLISDEWLAGREEKGYSLGFFDENYLQRGPIAVLEKEGQIEAFATLVTSYTEQQMTVDLMRFTHAAPNGVMDVLFVNVFDYAKQRHFKIFNLGMSPLANVGQHRQSFGRERLANLVYQFGSKVYSFEGLHHYKNKFTKVWQPMYIGYSRKSSIIAVMFGLLKIDNKGVKHAPKSDMRYTRSN, from the coding sequence ATGAAGGGCATTAATCACGTTTTATCAAAGTTAATTATATTAGTTATTACGTTGGTGCTGATTACTCAGCTGTTCATTATGACACGAGAAATCACGTGGCATGCAATATTGTCGACAATGAATGATATTGCTTGGTGGCAAATGGTGTTGCTACTTATAGCTGGATTTTTGGTGATCATGCCAATGTTATTCAATGATCTTATTTTGCGCGAATGGCAAGGCTACGGACTAACTACGAGTGAAATGTTACAGCGTGCGTGGTTAGTTAATGTTTTTAACTTAAATGCTGGTTTTATTGGTATTTTAAGTGTATTTTTACGACGTATTTTTTATAATGATCAACCAAAACAAAAGCCGATTAAGCCGTATATACAAATGTACATACTCGGTCAAAGTGGTCTACTCTTCGCAACTGTCGTTGCTTTTGTCATTTTAATATTAGATGCCAATAAACAATTAACTGAACAATTAGTGTGGTTAGCCCTGTTTATTTTAGTGGCTATCATAGGGATAATTGTTTCCTTTAGTAAGCGGATAAATATTTGGCAAAGTTTGAACAGCACAGTTGTTGCACGTTTCATAATTAACTCAGTTATTACGCTGTCCGCTCAAGTGGGGTTGTTTATATTAATAGGTCGTATTATTGACATTGATATTGGTCCTTCAGAAATCATACTTAGTTTTATTATTTCTAGTGCAATTGCTCTGATTACCATGACACCCGGAACTTGGGGTTCGTTTGACGTTGCGATTATTATTATGTTGTCGTTTTTTGATGTAGCTCGTGTGGATAGTTTTATTTGGCTCATATTATATCGTGTTAGTTATAATTTGTTTCCTTTATTGAGCGCTGTGGCTCTTTTGTTTTTACGTATTTCTAAACGAATCAATGCTAGTTTTCGAGGTGTACCGCATTATGTTGCCCAATCAGTTGTTCACCAATTTTTGATTATTATACTCTATTTATCTGGTATGTTGCTTGTCTTAGCAGGGACGATGCCCAAAGTTGCAGAACAAATATTTGTTTTTAATCACCTACGTTCTTGGCCGGTCACATATACTTTAATCAACCAATTACCCAATATTTTATTTGGTTTTTTGATCCTAATTAGTGCACGTGGCATTGCTAATCGTGTACAACGCGCTTATGGGGCGACTATTGTTGTCTTATTGCTAGTAGCTACATACGTATTTTTCTTTTATCAGTATGTGGCACCGTTGTTTTTTATAGCCGTTATTTTGATAGCGGTGTTATTTAGTAAAAAGTCTCTGTATAGAAAGCAATTTATTCACTCTTGGGAAGAGCAGGCTGTGGATTTTCTGATTTGGGCGACGCTAATTATTAGTTATTTGGCTTTGGGCGTGGTTAATCTACCTCCAATTCATCGCCATTTTCGTCATGTTGGCAACATGCCATCCATGCATTGGTGGTACGTAGGTCTTATTATTATCAGTGTTGTCTCTGTTTCTGGTTTAGCTTTGTCTAAATTTTTGCATTCACAGCAGATCCCGCTTGGTGTGGGGTTAGATGAAGCAAGAGTGAACAAAGTTCTGACTATTGGTGATAATCACTACACTAATCTCGTTTTTCTGGGGGATAAAAGACTATATTTTTATCGAATTGATGATGAAGATGTTGTGGGTATTCAGTTTCGAATTATTAACAACAAGGCGATGGTTATGGGGGACCCTTTTGGGAACGAAAAGTACTTTGCTGCTGCGATGGAGCAATTTGTAAACGAAGCGGACGTACTTGGTTATATGCCAGTTTTTTATGAAATTAGCGAAAACATTGCCATGATGGCTCATGAATTTGGTTATGATTTTTTTAAACTTGGTGAGGAAGCATTAGTTATTCTTGATGATTTTTCGACTGCTGGTAAAAAAATGCAGAATATTCGTTCAGAAATGAATCAAGCAACGCGTGCTGGTTTCAAATTCAAGGTATTAGAACCACCATTTAAGCATGACGTGTTGCAGCAAATGCAACTAATTAGTGATGAATGGCTTGCTGGACGTGAAGAAAAAGGATATTCACTCGGATTCTTTGATGAAAATTATTTGCAGCGTGGTCCAATAGCTGTACTTGAAAAAGAAGGACAAATCGAAGCGTTTGCAACGTTAGTGACTTCATATACAGAACAACAAATGACAGTTGACTTAATGAGATTTACGCATGCTGCTCCGAATGGTGTCATGGATGTTTTATTCGTCAACGTATTTGATTATGCTAAACAGCGGCATTTTAAAATATTTAATTTAGGTATGTCACCTTTGGCTAATGTTGGCCAGCATCGTCAAAGTTTTGGACGTGAGCGCTTGGCTAATTTGGTCTATCAATTTGGTTCAAAGGTTTATTCCTTTGAAGGATTGCATCATTATAAAAATAAATTTACCAAAGTTTGGCAACCTATGTACATTGGCTACTCAAGAAAAAGTAGCATTATTGCCGTTATGTTTGGATTGCTGAAAATAGACAACAAAGGAGTGAAACATGCACCAAAAAGCGATATGAGATATACTAGAAGCAATTAA
- a CDS encoding YfbR-like 5'-deoxynucleotidase has protein sequence MAMHQYFMGMSQLELINRAPGFFKYQPHSVAAHSWKVTQIAQFLADVEEQNGAQINWKSVYEKALNHDYTERFIGDIKTPVKYATSTLRSMLADVEESMTENFIKTEIPEQFQAAYTRRLGEGKDDTIEGKILSISDKIDLLYEAYGELEKFNPEPVFVNIFQSSLEALAEFKDMASVKYLAKEILPEVFKEDFIHKDLLFDLAKSLLPDFAEVVNN, from the coding sequence ATGGCAATGCATCAATATTTCATGGGAATGAGTCAGCTTGAACTCATTAACCGAGCTCCAGGTTTTTTTAAATACCAGCCCCATAGTGTAGCGGCACATTCATGGAAAGTAACTCAAATTGCTCAATTTTTAGCCGATGTCGAGGAACAAAATGGCGCTCAAATTAATTGGAAATCAGTTTATGAAAAAGCTTTAAATCACGATTATACAGAAAGATTTATCGGCGACATTAAAACGCCAGTGAAATATGCGACGTCAACATTGCGTTCCATGTTAGCTGATGTTGAAGAATCAATGACTGAAAACTTTATTAAAACAGAAATTCCTGAACAATTTCAAGCCGCATACACACGACGCCTAGGCGAAGGGAAAGATGACACGATTGAGGGCAAAATTTTATCTATTTCTGATAAAATTGATCTTCTCTATGAAGCATACGGTGAATTAGAAAAGTTTAACCCTGAACCCGTTTTTGTGAATATTTTTCAAAGCAGCTTGGAAGCGCTCGCCGAATTTAAAGATATGGCCAGTGTGAAGTATTTGGCAAAAGAAATATTACCAGAAGTTTTTAAAGAAGATTTTATTCATAAGGATTTATTGTTTGACCTAGCTAAAAGTTTGTTACCTGATTTTGCCGAGGTGGTTAATAATTAA
- a CDS encoding NUDIX domain-containing protein has product MEKNYIARMREKVGHEGMIFVSAFGVLWNDTHDAILLEKRWDSDEGWGFPGGYLEYGDSPMQAVTREFKEETNLDVKVTRMLGIATNEVKKNSWGDAQETIGIGFEVEHVGGEMLKDGTETLDLQFVPVHPEPKMFVPQAQKTMHLILTQNEISEQPWMREKNE; this is encoded by the coding sequence ATGGAAAAAAATTACATTGCGCGCATGCGTGAAAAAGTTGGGCACGAAGGCATGATATTTGTCTCTGCATTTGGCGTATTGTGGAACGACACACATGACGCAATATTACTAGAAAAACGTTGGGACTCCGATGAAGGCTGGGGCTTCCCTGGTGGTTATCTTGAGTATGGCGACTCACCAATGCAGGCTGTTACACGAGAATTTAAAGAAGAAACTAACCTTGATGTTAAAGTTACTCGTATGTTAGGGATCGCCACAAATGAGGTTAAAAAAAATTCTTGGGGTGATGCGCAAGAAACCATTGGAATTGGTTTTGAAGTTGAGCATGTTGGTGGTGAGATGTTGAAAGATGGTACTGAAACGCTTGATTTACAATTTGTGCCTGTTCATCCAGAACCTAAAATGTTCGTCCCACAAGCACAAAAAACAATGCATCTTATATTGACGCAAAACGAGATTAGTGAACAACCTTGGATGAGGGAGAAAAACGAATGA
- a CDS encoding histidine phosphatase family protein, translating to MKLYVVRHGQTIFNTLNKVQGWADTPLTKKGEKDGQEAGKRLKNVAFDVAFSSDTSRAMHTAEYILAENIHEHTKLQITPEWREYFFGSFEGGSNDVMWGAVAKEFGVNKGTPDAIAAEVQDMTAIMNKIYEVDPEHLGENATRFWQRIDAALEKLLMTQKANANVLLVTHGQLIGNLAQHYGHFLGAERPKNGAVAVFNLDDDGLQVELFNDVNTVF from the coding sequence ATGAAACTTTATGTTGTACGTCATGGTCAGACCATATTTAATACATTAAACAAAGTGCAGGGATGGGCTGATACACCGCTAACCAAGAAAGGTGAAAAAGATGGCCAGGAAGCTGGGAAAAGATTAAAAAACGTAGCTTTTGACGTAGCTTTTTCTTCTGATACTTCACGTGCTATGCATACGGCAGAATATATCCTAGCTGAAAATATCCACGAGCATACTAAGCTACAAATTACACCAGAGTGGCGTGAATACTTTTTCGGTAGCTTTGAGGGTGGTAGTAATGATGTGATGTGGGGTGCTGTGGCTAAAGAATTTGGCGTAAATAAAGGCACACCAGATGCTATTGCTGCAGAAGTTCAAGACATGACAGCGATTATGAATAAAATTTACGAAGTGGATCCAGAGCATCTAGGTGAGAACGCCACACGTTTTTGGCAAAGAATAGACGCTGCATTGGAAAAACTCCTGATGACACAAAAAGCCAATGCTAATGTCTTGTTAGTTACGCACGGTCAGCTCATTGGTAATTTGGCACAGCACTATGGCCATTTTCTCGGGGCCGAAAGACCAAAAAATGGTGCTGTGGCAGTTTTCAATCTTGATGACGACGGTTTGCAAGTGGAACTTTTTAATGATGTTAACACCGTATTTTGA
- a CDS encoding MFS transporter — translation MVKQDSLLTKIAFLGISFVLTSAYAINGALPQMTEALHISSTEAQVLATTPSITVTIFVLLSSFIAAKLGDKNTIILGVTLVGIAGMIPFFTDSYVIILASRTVLGAGFGIFNSLAVSMIAVMYNGKTRSSMLGYRAAAEQVGQAVLTLLAGLLLAFGWHATFLVYLIAFPILFLFIKRVPDTSEMTPLKTETTDSTQVEEVTRISPLVLVLTFFAAFLVIDYMAIQLSFPFMAADLKGDGYNTSPILSAMLIAATIGGVTYGWFMAKFGRFTLQIGLVLMAISNFLVAFSNGNFGMLILGVLLIGFPLQLISPFIFNQLPKLAPLARQSLVTSIILIGFNVGVFIEPIVVAAFAKMIGHGGGSAASSAYATIPYLGSVLLIIAIITVITNRKQEK, via the coding sequence ATGGTTAAACAAGATAGCCTGCTCACTAAAATTGCTTTTTTGGGCATTTCATTTGTCTTGACAAGTGCATACGCTATTAACGGCGCATTGCCACAAATGACAGAGGCGTTGCATATTTCATCCACCGAAGCGCAAGTGCTGGCCACTACACCTTCTATTACTGTGACTATTTTTGTTCTTTTGAGTAGCTTTATAGCTGCTAAATTAGGTGATAAAAATACAATCATTTTAGGTGTAACATTGGTCGGAATTGCTGGAATGATACCATTTTTTACCGATTCATATGTGATCATTTTAGCATCACGAACGGTGTTAGGTGCTGGATTTGGTATTTTCAACTCACTGGCAGTGTCCATGATTGCTGTGATGTACAACGGAAAAACACGTTCTTCGATGCTTGGATACCGTGCAGCTGCTGAACAAGTTGGACAAGCTGTATTAACATTGTTAGCAGGATTGTTGTTAGCGTTTGGTTGGCACGCAACATTTTTGGTATACCTAATTGCATTTCCGATTTTGTTCTTGTTCATTAAGCGGGTTCCTGATACATCAGAAATGACACCGCTTAAGACAGAAACGACGGACAGTACACAGGTAGAAGAGGTAACTCGTATTAGTCCATTGGTATTGGTACTGACATTCTTTGCTGCTTTCCTTGTTATTGATTATATGGCCATTCAACTTAGCTTTCCATTTATGGCGGCTGACTTGAAGGGCGACGGATACAATACCTCACCAATATTGTCAGCTATGCTGATTGCAGCAACAATTGGTGGTGTAACATATGGTTGGTTTATGGCAAAGTTTGGTCGTTTCACACTACAAATTGGATTAGTATTAATGGCGATTTCAAATTTCTTGGTCGCATTTTCAAATGGTAACTTTGGTATGTTGATTTTAGGGGTTTTATTAATAGGATTCCCCCTACAATTAATTTCACCATTTATTTTTAATCAATTACCAAAGTTGGCACCACTTGCACGTCAGTCATTGGTAACGTCAATCATATTAATCGGATTTAACGTTGGTGTATTCATTGAACCGATTGTAGTTGCAGCTTTTGCAAAGATGATTGGTCATGGCGGTGGTAGCGCTGCTTCTTCAGCATATGCTACTATTCCATATCTGGGTTCGGTACTTCTTATTATCGCAATTATTACAGTTATAACTAATAGAAAACAGGAGAAATAA
- the gtfA gene encoding sucrose phosphorylase, whose amino-acid sequence MEIQNKAMLITYADSLGKNLKDVRKVLKEDIGDAIGGVHLLPFFPSTGDRGFAPSDYTRVDSAFGDWSDVEALGEEYYLMFDFMINHISRESVMYQDFKKNHDESKYKDFFIRWEKFWAKAGENRPTQADVDLIYKRKDKAPTQEITFDDGTTENLWNTFGDEQIDIDVNSAIAKEFIKTTLEDMVKHGANLIRLDAFAYAVKKVDTNDFFVEPEIWDTLNEVREILTPLKAEILPEIHEHYSIPKKINDHGYFTYDFALPMTTLYTLYSGKTNQLAKWLKMSPMKQFTTLDTHDGIGVVDARDVLTDEEIDYASEELYKVGANVKKTYSSASYNNLDIYQINSTYYSALGNDDAAYLLSRIFQVFAPGIPQIYYVGLLAGENDIELLESSKEGRNINRHYYSVDEVKEEVKRPVVAKLLKLLSWRNNFAAFDLDGSIDVETPSDTTIKITRKDKSGENVAVLVANAADKTFTITANGEEILANTEADKQQL is encoded by the coding sequence ATGGAAATTCAAAATAAAGCAATGCTCATCACATACGCTGATTCATTGGGTAAAAACTTGAAGGATGTTCGCAAAGTCTTGAAAGAAGATATTGGTGATGCAATTGGTGGTGTTCACTTGTTGCCATTTTTCCCATCAACGGGAGACCGCGGTTTTGCACCTTCTGATTACACACGTGTTGATTCAGCATTTGGTGATTGGAGTGATGTAGAAGCATTAGGTGAAGAATATTACTTGATGTTTGATTTCATGATTAACCATATTTCACGTGAATCTGTTATGTATCAAGATTTCAAGAAGAATCATGATGAATCAAAATATAAGGATTTCTTCATTCGCTGGGAAAAGTTCTGGGCCAAGGCTGGTGAAAACCGTCCAACACAAGCCGATGTTGACTTGATTTACAAGCGTAAGGATAAGGCACCAACTCAAGAAATTACTTTTGATGATGGTACAACTGAAAACTTGTGGAACACATTTGGTGATGAACAAATTGATATCGATGTAAACTCAGCTATCGCTAAAGAATTTATCAAGACAACGCTTGAAGACATGGTGAAGCATGGAGCTAACTTGATTCGTTTGGATGCCTTTGCATACGCTGTTAAAAAAGTTGATACAAATGACTTCTTCGTTGAACCTGAAATCTGGGATACATTGAACGAGGTTCGTGAAATTTTGACACCTTTGAAGGCCGAAATTTTGCCAGAAATCCATGAACACTATTCAATTCCTAAGAAGATCAATGATCATGGTTACTTCACATATGATTTTGCTTTGCCAATGACGACACTTTATACATTGTATTCAGGTAAAACAAATCAATTGGCTAAATGGTTGAAGATGTCACCAATGAAGCAATTTACTACTTTGGATACGCACGACGGTATAGGTGTTGTTGATGCGCGTGACGTCTTGACTGATGAAGAAATTGATTATGCATCTGAAGAGTTATACAAAGTTGGTGCTAACGTGAAGAAGACTTACTCTTCTGCTTCATACAACAACTTGGATATCTACCAAATCAACTCAACATATTACTCAGCTTTGGGAAATGATGATGCTGCGTACTTGCTAAGCCGTATCTTCCAAGTGTTCGCTCCTGGTATTCCACAAATCTACTATGTTGGTTTGTTGGCCGGTGAAAATGATATTGAATTACTTGAATCTTCAAAAGAAGGTCGTAACATCAACCGTCATTACTACTCAGTTGATGAAGTTAAGGAAGAAGTTAAGCGCCCAGTTGTTGCTAAGTTGTTGAAGCTTTTGTCATGGCGTAACAACTTTGCTGCATTTGATTTGGACGGATCAATTGACGTTGAAACACCATCTGATACAACTATCAAGATTACTCGTAAGGATAAGTCTGGTGAAAATGTTGCAGTCTTGGTTGCCAACGCTGCCGATAAGACATTCACAATCACTGCAAATGGTGAAGAAATCTTAGCCAACACAGAAGCTGATAAGCAACAATTGTAA
- a CDS encoding ABC transporter ATP-binding protein, with protein sequence MQILKEHAKPYARDIMFSIIAVVIMAVASLWQPRLLQQVMKAIIADDQNKVVAYGFQLLFLALIGLVAGVINTIFASKVSQAIAADIRAHEYKKIQSFSFGNIEKFSAGNLVVRMTNDVNQVQQLIMMILQSLTRIPILFVGAFILALITLPRLWWIVILMVVLIFVSSQVIFKQMGKFFSKIQTLIDKTNTLAKENLQGVRVVKSFNQEKNETNRFTDNSNELTRVNTTVGYLFSTMMPMFMLISYVAIGTAIWFVGRDVVKHPNDLVAIASFTSYLMQIFFAIMIGGMMATFASRGFVSLRRIKEILDTTPDLTYAQDAPDRDLNGNISFKNVSFTYPGDTKPALKNVSFDIEAGEMIGIVGATGSGKTTLAQLIPRLYDPTEGVVAVGGVDLKAVNEKSLRAAVSFVLQKAILFSGTIAANLRQGKKDANEKDFQKAVEIAQAAEFVNRYEDNFDHIVEERSANFSGGQKQRLSIARGVVGSPKILILDDSTSALDARSEKLVQEALDQELKGTTTIVIAEKISSVIHANRILVMDEGKVVGIGAHHELLETSPVYAEIYQTQKAKGAE encoded by the coding sequence ATGCAAATTTTAAAAGAACATGCAAAGCCTTATGCTCGTGATATTATGTTTTCAATTATTGCGGTGGTGATAATGGCTGTTGCATCATTGTGGCAACCACGATTGCTTCAGCAAGTTATGAAAGCAATTATCGCTGATGATCAAAATAAGGTTGTTGCTTACGGATTTCAACTGTTATTTTTAGCTTTAATCGGATTGGTTGCTGGTGTAATTAATACAATTTTTGCCTCCAAAGTTTCACAGGCGATTGCTGCAGATATTCGTGCACACGAGTATAAAAAAATACAATCATTTTCATTTGGTAATATTGAAAAATTTTCAGCGGGTAACTTGGTTGTCCGTATGACAAATGATGTCAATCAAGTGCAGCAATTAATCATGATGATTTTACAGTCTTTGACACGCATTCCAATATTGTTTGTTGGAGCCTTTATTTTGGCATTGATTACATTGCCACGTTTATGGTGGATTGTAATTTTAATGGTTGTACTGATTTTTGTATCTTCGCAAGTGATTTTTAAACAAATGGGGAAGTTTTTCTCCAAAATTCAAACACTAATTGATAAGACGAATACGTTGGCCAAGGAAAATCTTCAGGGTGTTCGTGTTGTCAAGTCTTTTAACCAAGAAAAAAATGAAACAAACCGTTTTACGGATAATTCTAATGAGTTGACGCGTGTCAACACGACTGTTGGCTACTTATTTTCGACTATGATGCCGATGTTCATGTTAATATCTTATGTTGCCATCGGTACAGCTATTTGGTTCGTAGGTCGCGATGTTGTCAAACATCCCAATGATTTAGTTGCGATTGCTTCTTTTACTTCTTACTTAATGCAAATATTCTTTGCCATTATGATTGGTGGTATGATGGCTACCTTTGCATCTCGTGGTTTTGTCTCGCTAAGACGTATTAAAGAAATTTTAGATACGACTCCAGACTTAACGTACGCTCAAGATGCGCCTGATCGTGATTTGAATGGAAATATTTCATTCAAAAATGTTTCTTTCACCTATCCTGGAGATACTAAACCAGCTTTGAAAAACGTATCGTTTGATATCGAAGCAGGTGAGATGATCGGTATCGTTGGTGCAACTGGATCAGGTAAAACAACACTTGCCCAATTAATCCCAAGATTGTATGATCCTACTGAAGGTGTGGTAGCTGTTGGTGGTGTGGATCTCAAAGCAGTAAACGAAAAGTCGTTGCGAGCTGCGGTTTCGTTTGTTCTACAAAAGGCCATATTGTTTAGTGGTACGATTGCAGCAAATTTGCGTCAAGGTAAAAAAGACGCTAATGAAAAGGATTTCCAAAAAGCTGTTGAAATTGCACAGGCTGCGGAGTTTGTTAATCGTTATGAAGATAATTTTGACCACATTGTTGAAGAGCGTTCTGCCAATTTTTCCGGTGGTCAAAAACAACGTCTTTCTATAGCAAGAGGTGTTGTTGGTAGTCCTAAAATATTGATTTTAGATGATTCAACATCGGCTTTAGATGCTCGATCCGAAAAGCTGGTTCAAGAAGCACTTGACCAGGAATTAAAAGGAACGACAACAATTGTAATTGCTGAAAAAATCAGTTCAGTTATTCATGCCAACCGCATTTTAGTAATGGATGAGGGTAAGGTAGTAGGCATCGGTGCACATCACGAGTTGCTTGAAACTTCACCGGTCTATGCTGAAATTTATCAAACACAGAAAGCGAAAGGGGCAGAATAA
- a CDS encoding ABC transporter ATP-binding protein yields the protein MTDIKHAIKYFAKYLKRYWLALSFVVVVTIASTYFQVKAPVYMGKAITELSTYLGQYLNPQTHAVASKTPFYHALEAMMIFFTLTAVTMFISSFISSRISSEASGRMRIGLFAKLQRMTIKYFDTHQDGEILSLFTSDLDNIFNAMNQAIFQLLSQFALFVGIIIMMFQQNVKLAWVTMASTPVAIIVAWFVISRARKYIDTQQDETGRMNGYINEQINGEKIIITQGLQQESIANFGPYNERVKQATFKGQMYSGMLFPLMQGLSLLNLAIVIFFGSWLIVHDGMDKSVGLGLIVVFVNYSQQYYQPITQITSIYNMLQLAVTGARRLSDVHEQAEEVNPESGQKLTNLKSGVTLENIHFGYNDDKEILHGVSIDVKKGEMIALVGPTGSGKTTVMNLLNRFYDVTEGSVKFDGTDVRKLDLKSLRDHVGIVLQESVLFSGTVADNIKFGEPDATEEEMIDAAKQANIHDFIMTLPEGYQTKVDDENSVFSTGQKQLLSIARTILTNPDFLILDEATSNVDTVTEAKIQAAMDNVIAGRTSFVIAHRLKTILGADKIVVLKDGRVIEKGSHQELVAEGGFYSELYHNQMVFD from the coding sequence ATGACAGATATTAAACACGCAATTAAATATTTTGCAAAGTATCTTAAGCGTTATTGGTTAGCATTGTCTTTCGTAGTTGTTGTGACAATAGCCTCAACTTATTTCCAAGTTAAAGCACCAGTGTATATGGGAAAGGCAATTACAGAATTATCGACTTATTTAGGTCAATACTTGAATCCTCAAACGCATGCTGTTGCTAGCAAAACACCTTTCTATCATGCGCTGGAAGCAATGATGATTTTCTTTACTTTAACTGCAGTAACAATGTTCATTTCTAGTTTTATATCTAGTCGTATTAGTTCAGAGGCATCAGGCCGGATGAGAATTGGTCTATTTGCTAAATTGCAACGGATGACGATTAAATATTTTGACACGCATCAAGATGGCGAAATTTTATCTTTGTTTACGTCTGATTTAGATAATATTTTTAACGCGATGAACCAGGCCATTTTCCAACTTTTATCACAATTCGCTTTGTTTGTTGGTATCATTATTATGATGTTTCAGCAGAACGTCAAATTAGCATGGGTAACTATGGCTTCAACACCAGTTGCTATTATTGTCGCCTGGTTTGTGATCAGTCGTGCTAGAAAATATATTGACACGCAGCAAGATGAAACTGGCCGCATGAATGGTTATATTAATGAGCAAATCAATGGTGAGAAGATTATTATTACGCAAGGATTGCAACAAGAATCAATTGCTAATTTTGGTCCGTATAATGAACGAGTGAAGCAAGCTACTTTTAAAGGACAGATGTATTCTGGTATGCTGTTTCCTCTAATGCAAGGCTTGTCATTGTTGAACTTAGCTATTGTGATTTTCTTTGGGTCATGGTTAATTGTTCATGACGGTATGGATAAGTCGGTTGGTTTGGGATTAATTGTGGTGTTTGTTAACTATTCACAACAGTATTACCAACCAATCACACAAATTACATCTATTTATAATATGTTGCAGTTAGCTGTTACTGGTGCAAGACGCTTGAGCGATGTCCATGAACAAGCTGAAGAAGTTAACCCCGAAAGTGGTCAGAAATTAACTAATTTAAAGTCGGGTGTTACCCTAGAAAATATTCACTTTGGATACAATGATGACAAAGAAATTCTTCACGGTGTTTCAATTGACGTTAAAAAAGGGGAAATGATAGCCCTTGTTGGTCCGACCGGCTCAGGAAAGACAACGGTCATGAACTTATTGAATCGATTTTATGATGTGACTGAAGGATCCGTAAAGTTTGATGGCACCGACGTTCGTAAGTTAGACTTGAAGTCTTTACGTGATCATGTTGGCATTGTGTTACAGGAATCAGTATTATTTAGTGGTACTGTCGCAGATAATATTAAATTTGGTGAGCCAGATGCTACCGAAGAAGAAATGATTGATGCTGCCAAGCAGGCGAACATCCATGACTTTATTATGACACTTCCAGAAGGTTATCAGACCAAAGTAGATGACGAAAATTCGGTCTTTTCAACAGGTCAAAAACAATTATTATCAATCGCCCGCACAATTTTGACTAATCCGGATTTCTTAATATTAGATGAAGCAACATCTAATGTAGATACGGTGACAGAGGCAAAAATCCAAGCGGCGATGGATAATGTTATTGCTGGACGTACGAGTTTTGTTATTGCGCACCGATTGAAAACAATACTGGGTGCTGATAAAATTGTTGTTCTTAAAGATGGTCGAGTTATTGAAAAGGGCTCGCATCAAGAATTAGTTGCTGAAGGCGGATTTTATTCAGAATTGTACCATAATCAAATGGTATTTGATTAA